CCGCAGGGATGACCCGACCTTGTTTTTCCACATCGAGTATGCCAACCGATCCGTCAACCATGGTGAATTTCCCGACTTTGATCTCATCTTTTTCGGTGATCAGGGTCCGTTCGGTAATTTTTCTGCCGTTCACAATTGTCCCGTTCGTGCTCCCCTTGTCGGTTATGTAGGCACAACCTTTTTTATCCACCTCAACGACTGCGTGTTCCCGCGAAATACTCGGATTGTCAAGGGTAACATCAGCTTCCTCTGTACGCCCGATCACCATGGGTTTCCCCACATAAACGATAAAGCGATG
The window above is part of the Pseudomonadota bacterium genome. Proteins encoded here:
- a CDS encoding FHA domain-containing protein — its product is MLKEKPVHRFIVYVGKPMVIGRTEEADVTLDNPSISREHAVVEVDKKGCAYITDKGSTNGTIVNGRKITERTLITEKDEIKVGKFTMVDGSVGILDVEKQGRVIPAGDDKLTMYVPPAEEASADKKKKSSGLGGMIKGIFKK